Within Leptospira limi, the genomic segment AAAAGAGGACCTAAACTTACAATACCTGAGATTACTGCAAAGAACAATCCCCTTGTGACTGCGACTTTGGGCCCTTTTAAATCCGAGATGGAACCTGAATGGTGACGAAACAGTAATGTCACTATTGATTGAGTTCCAAGTATAATTCCAAGCCAAACATCACTATATCCTAATGTATTTCTGATAAATCCTGGAAGTGTTGCAATTGGAATTCCTACAGAGAAAAAACCAAAGAGAACTATGGACGCGATGATAATAATATATTTCATATACATTCCTTAAATTTTTTAACGCAAATAAACATGTGTTAGAAGTGCTGTTCCGTATAAACCAAGTCCATAAACAGTATGGATGGCAATATTTCGAATTCTAACTTGAAATGGTTTTGGCGTTTTTGATGCCGCGATGCCAATACCCATAGCAGGTTGCATCAAAAACCAAGGTGCAAGAATGGTCAAGAGACCCAAAAGAACTGGTTCTTTCAAGGAAGGATTTTCTAACCAATTCACTCCCCAGATGATGGGCAACAAACTAGCAAAAAAAATTCCTATCGCATAATGTGAAAACCAACCAATGATTATCTCTCCCGGAATTACCGCAGATTTCACAATTGGTGAATGAAAGAATTTACCTTTTACACAATGTCCTACCCATCTACCCAAAAGTCCAAGATCCAATGAGTTTACCTGAAATGTCTTTTGTAAAAAAAACCTCCATAGATCCATCGCCATCGTAGCACCAACCCCAATCAAAATTGTCTGAATTGTTATTCCTATCAGGTGATCCATGACAACCTCCTATCAATAAATCGTTCTATCATTCAATGTATTTATTGAATGATAGAACGTCTATAGTTTTTTAAGATATTCTAAAAACTCTTGCCAGAATGGGATTGATTGATTTTTTAAGATTGGTATGAGAAGTTTGGAAACCATTCCCCGTATGAGCGAAATCGCGAGTATGCTCGGGAATGAATCACGATTAATTTTGCTTCAGCTTCTGGCAGAAGGGGAAAAATCGGTAGAAATTCTTTCTGAAGAATCCGGTATCCCGGTTGCAAACACGTCCCAACACCTACAAGCGCTAAAAAAAGCAAATCTAGTCATCACAAGACGGGATGGAAAAAGGATACTGTATCGTTGGGAATCAGGTCCAATGAAGGAACTATTCTTAGCATTGGAAAAATTTGCAATCTACAGCACTGCCCAAGATGACCATTCAAATCTAAAATCAAAAGGCAGAAACACTGAGTTATCAACCTCTGAATTGCAAAAGAAAATGAAAAAAGGAGGAATCCTCCTGATTGATGTCCGCTCTAAAGAAGAGTATAAAAAAGGACATATACCAGAAGCTGTAAACATTCCTTACAATGAATTGGAAACATATAAATTTCCCAAAAACAAAGAGCTGATTGTATACTGCCGAGGACCTTTGTGTTTATTGTCTGTGAATGCGTTGAATTTTTTGCAAGCTCGCGAACTTAGTGTTACACGATATGGTGGAGGATTTAGAAACTGGGAATCAGGAGAAATCTAAAAGGAACAAATCTATAAAAATTTTTCTATATAATAGAATATCAACTATAAACTTGTTCCCTTCCGTTAAACTAGAATTAGTTCCAGTTGTTAGTTTTTGGTTTTGCAATATTCACTTTCATTTCACGATTGAGAATATTTTTTCCGTTTAAATCGCTGATAGCTTTGTCAGCTTCATTACGATCCTTCATTTCGATAAAACCAAAACCTTTTGATCCGCCAGTGTACTGGTCAGTGATGATTTTAGCAGAAGAAACAGAACCATGAACTGAAAAAAGTTCGTTAAGTTTTGATTCCGTCATTTCGTAAGAGAGGTTACCTACATAGATATTTGTTGACATGTGATGTCCTTATTAAGTTTTATTTGACTCTGAAATTTTAATGGATTAGAAACAACTTTCCTGAAAGGAAATTAGGTAAAAACACAACGAAAATGCAGGGGAAAACTAATGAAAGAGATCAGAATGCAAAAAAGTGAGGACTACTTAGTGGTTAAAAAAACGATAATATTTTGAATCTGTTACCAAGTTAATTCTAGTTGAAATTAATAGCAACCCTATTTAACTTTTTTTCATTTAACAAAAGTTTTTTGCCCCCACTCTACTGGTTCGAACAGTTTTGGACTGCCCACTGAAAAGTTGATGGCAAACAGATTTAATTGCCATGCGATGATTCGATAGTTCATGGGAGGTGGTCAAGAAAGCCTCCATTGGTTCAAACAAGATTCCCCGCAAAACAATGTGTCAGGGAATCCCAATTGAAAAACGATCAGGATTCTCTGTAAAAATCTGGAATTAAATGTTTGACACAAATGTCTTATTTTATTTATAACGAACGTGCGATATAAAATGTGCTCTTCCCCCAACTGTCATAATGGGGATTTGGCCTACACCACAGAGAAAGGAGTTGGGTATGTTTCTCTTAAATCAAATGGGCAAACAAAAAAATAAGGAGATCCATGGATCCTCCTCTGGTACCAAACACGTAACAATCAATGGAACTACAATTGAAGCTTTTCGGAATGAAAATATTCTCAGTGCGGCACTACGGCAAGGGATTGATTTCCCACATAGTTGTCGTGTTGGAGGCTGTGCAACTTGTAAGTGTCAACTTGTGGATGGGAAGGTAAAGGAACTTACCGAAACTGGGTATTTATTGACTGATGAAGAATTGAATAAAGGTTACGTCCTTGCTTGCCAAAGCATTCCACAAACTGATGTTAGTATCCAAGTTGAAAACAAAACCACTTATTCAGGAACAGTTATCCAACAAAATGTTTTAACTGAGGATATCTGCGAAATCTCCATCCAATTGGATACAAAACTGATTTTCCAAGCAGGCCAATATGTTTCGCTATCAATCGAAGGGATGGACGTCGAAAGAAATTACTCCATCGCAAATGCACCAAATCAGAAACGAATTGTTAAGTTCATAGTACGTAAAGTTCCCAATGGAAAATTATCAAATTATATATGGAATGAGAATTTATTGGGGAAAAAAGCAAAACTCAAAGGTCCATTTGGCAATTTTTATCTAAGAGATTCCAAAAAACCAATACTTATGGTTGTTGGAGGTAGTGGACTTGCACCAATACTTGCTATGTTAGAGGAAGGGATTTTGAAAGGCACAAAAAGGCCACTCACCTTACTTTTCGGTGCACGCAAAAAAGAAGATTTATACAAGATAAGAGAAATCAAAAAAATTCAAAAAGTTTGGAAAGGGAAATTTACCTTTGTTCCAATCCTTTCTGAAGAACCAAAAGGTAATTCTTGGAAAGGGGAAAGAGGTCTTGTCACATCAAAAATCAAAGACCACCTAACAAAAACGACTGAAGTTTATTTATGTGGACCCCCACCAATGGTTGATTCTGCAACAAGTGAATTATTCAAATTGGGAATTCAAAAAGAGTCAATCTTTGCCGATCGATTTACAACCATTGATCATAGTCTTAGTTTGAACATAGATGACAAAAATTCTAAACGCAAAGCTGGATTGTTTGATTATCTAAAATTCTTTTTGTTTCATATTGTAGGACTCTCATCTGTCGTGAGTATCCTTATGGGAGGATACTATACTACGATTGGATTTTTTTCCTTACTCTTATTTTACATTTTTGGAGATGCAATTTCAGGAGATGACAAACATACTCCAAATTATACAAATCCTCAAATTCTTACGTTTCAACTTTGGATGGCATTACCAATTTTATGCCTTATCTTTTTTTGTTCCATTTGGACCGTGAGTCCCATTGATACTTTTGGTTTTGGATCTTGGTTAACACAAATAATTGGATACGATTTTAATTTTGCTAAATTGAATACATCTCCCCTCGTCCATGTGTATGCGATCATTTTCACTGGATTGATGATTGGACTCGTAGGAACCATTACAGCACATGAATTAACCCATCGCACATGGGATCCCATTTCTATGTTCATTGGTCGTTGGTTATTGGCTTTTAGTTTTGATACTATCTTTTCAATTGAACATGTCTATGGGCACCATCGTTATGTTTCCACGACAGAAGATCCAGCCACAGCTCCTCGCGGAAGGAATGTGTATTACCATATCCTTGTTTCGACCATCAAAGGTAATCTCAGTGCTTGGAATATTGAATTAAAACGTTTGAAACGTAAAAATGTACCAACGTTATCCTACCATAATGCTTTCCTAAGAGGACATCTGATGAGCGTTAGTTTGGTTGTGTTAGCGTATTCTCTTGGCGGAATGCCAGGAATGTTCTTTTATATCGTTTCTGGATTATTTGGAAAAAGTCTTCTGGAAATTGTAAATTACATGGAACATTATGGAATGGTTCGATTGCCAGAAGAACCAGTACAACCAAGGCACTCTTGGAATACAAACAAACGAATTAGTTCCTGGACGATGTTTAATCTAACGCGACATTCTCACCACCACGCGCAAGGAGAAGTTCCTTACCAAGATTTAAAACCATATCCTAATGCACCTATGATGATCAGTGGGTATTTGACAACAATTGTGATTGCACTCATACCACCTTTATGGCATTATCTGATGATTCCAAAAGTTAAGGAATGGGACCAAAAGTTTGCAAGCCAAGAAGAATTGGAACTTGTAAAAATCGCCAATCGTACAAGTGGAATCTCAGAGTTTGTAAACTCCAATCGCAATCAATCACCCTTGCAATCAAAAGGATAATTTAGAAAAAAACATTAAAATGATTTACGATTGTTTGGAATCCCAAGTGAGTAAATCACCTACATACCTTAATCCTTCAAACAAATCAATCCAAGGAGTGTGTTCATCTCCCTTGGATTTTAAGAATAGAACTCCAACAAAAAAAGCAAAGAAGGCTTTACCACCCTTCCCTTCTGTTTCTTTTGGAAAAAATCGATTGAGTGCACTTTCATAAGCAACAAAAGAATCTTCTAATAATTGTACCAGTTCTTTAGATTCTGAATGTTGTCTTTTGATATCAACTGCGAGTAACATCAAATTCAAAAAATGTCCTTCTTTTCCTGAAACAAAATTCATGATGTCAATGATACTCGTTGTTTCTTCTGATAACTTTTGGATTGCTTCTGCATCTGTCATCACTAGATGTTTTACCATTGAAGAAAACAAAGCTTCTTTTGTTGGGAAATAATGATATAAGGTACCAGTTGAAACTCCTAGTTCTTTAGCAAGTTCTCTCATCGAAACAGAGGCTACCCCTTTGGAGACAAAGATTGGTAGGGATTTAGAAAGTAACTCTATTCGATACAAATTATGATCTACAATCTTTGGCATAAAGACCACCTAGGTTATGCTCGCAATCGATTTTCCAAAATGATTCAATCATTTCCGTTGGACTTCAAAAATCGACGAGACAACAGGATTATATTAATTCTATGCGAAAGGACATCAAGCGAGAATCTTCTGGAAAAAGTTACCACTTAGCCTCACCGCTATCCTTGCTAAGTCACATTCAAAATGGATTATGTAACTTTTTGTTCCTAAATTAATTTTCCAAAAAAAAATATTTTTTAGCAACTTTCGATTCTACTGTTGTCTAATATACGAAATGCAATTCACGTATTATATTGCATATCGGGAGCGAAATATGCCTACAACCATTAAACAATCAAATTCAAACCTATCAGAAGAGAACGAGGAAGCTATTGTCACTCTGATAGAAGGAGATGGAATAGGACCTGAGATCATCCAACAAACGATCCGCATTTTAAATGAAGCTAAATCTGGATTACAGTTTGAAAAGGTAGATGCTGGCTCTTCAGTTTATTTATCTGGTATCCTCTCTGGGATTGCTGAAAATGCTTGGGATACAATTCGAAAATACCCAACCATATTAAAAGGTCCGATCACCACTCCCAGAGGGAAAGGATACAAAAGTTTAAATGTTACCATTCGTAAAACATTGGGGTTATATGCGAATGTTAGACCTGCAAAAACATATGATCCTTTCATTGCAACGAATCATCCCAATACCGATATCGTCATCATTCGAGAAAATGAAGAAGATACGTATGCAGGAATTGAACACCGCCAAACACGTGAGGTTACTCAATGTTTGAAACTAATTACTGTTCCAGGGACTGAGAAAATTGTGCGTTATGCATTTGAATTCGCAAGATCTAATGGAAGAAAAAAGATCACTTGTATGGTAAAAGACAACATCATGAAAATTACAGATGGATTGTTTGCCAATATCTTCCAAACAATTGCGAAAGAATACCCTGAAATTGAAGCGGAAAGTATGATCATTGATATTGGTGCAGCATTACTCGCCAATCGACCTCAAAAATTTGACGTGATCCTTGCTCCAAATTTGTACGGTGATATCCTTTCTGATATAGCGGCAGAGGTCACAGGTTCTGTTGGTATGTGCGGATCTGCAAACATCGGTGACTTTGTTTCAATGTTCGAAGCTGTCCATGGAAGTGCTCCCGATATCGCTGGTAAAAACATTGCTAATCCAACAGCCGTGATTAAAGCAACTGTGATGATGTTAACACATCTAGGCAAAACAGAAAAAGCAAAACTCATTAGGAATGCTGTTTTAAAAACCATTGAGGATGGTTATCGAACTGCTGATGTATTTCAAAATCAAAAGAATACAACACTTGTTGGAACTAAAGAGTATACAGACGCAATCATTGATCGACTTGGAAAAAACCCGGAGGTACTTTCGGCAAGTGAACTTGTTAAACCTAAATCTTTTACGCTCAGTTTACCAACTCAGAATGAAAAAAAAGAATTAGTTGGCGTTGATATTTTTTTAGATATACCGAATGATCGTGATCCAAATGTTTTAGGTAAAAATATTGAGGTTATCACCGAAAACTTCTTACACTTAAAAATGATTACAAACAGAGGAGTAAAAGTATATCCAAAAGGACAAAAGGAAACGTTTTTAACAGATCATTTCCGATGCCGATTTATCTCACCTAACGGTGGGAAAATCCAACACAAAGATATTACAGCCGTACTAACCTTACTCGAATCAAAGGGATATGATTATATCAAAACAGAAAATCTGTATGAATTTGATGGAGTACCTGGATATTCCTTAGGACAAGGAGAATAGATAAACAGTCCTATGTTGTATCAAAACCTTTAGTTACAAATCAAATGGTGACTTAAGGTTTTAGAATCTTCTATTATTTTGATTCGAAAAGTTTTTCCAATGGTAAAAATACATCACGACTGATACCTAAAGGCATATAAAACTCTATATGATCTACAAATTTTGCAGAACCACCATACACTTCAATTGCGACTGATGTTTTCCCAGATTCATTTGCCAGTATCTCTTGAAACTTCGGATATACTTTTGTAGGTGCAAGGAAGTAAGAGAATACATTCTTAAACGGAAATGTAGATGTTAGACAATCAGACTGTGGAATTTGGAAGGTAACAAATTTAGATTGAATTGATTTGATTTGGTTTTCCGCAAGACCCAACATACGGCATCCCAAAATTGATCTTAAGTTTTCAGGTGGAGTGTCTGGAGGATCCAAATAAATTGCCAAACTATTACATTCAGTAATACCAATTGATTCCCATTCCTTTTGGAATTTTTCCCAACTCTGATTTAGGTTTTGGTAGGGACCTTTATGAGTGTAAATGAACACCTCTACTGGCCCGAAGGATTGGTGTTTCACTTCAATCGTTTTAAATCCACCCATGTATGCATAAATGGAAATACCTATAAAGACAAGTATTCCAATTACAATGCTAATTATCTTCATCGTTTTCATTTGATTCCCTTTTGTATTCCGATGTTTTTTTGCAAAGGAAACAGAACTTGCAAAAGTTGATCTTGGATTTTTTTTCTTTTTTGTCAATAAATTAAGTAAGGTAATTTGTTAGTTCTGTCTAATCAACATTCATATCTCTAATAGAAATTTGGGAATCCATAATCCAATTGAAAGTTTCGTTTCCAACAGATCCAATCTCCATCCAAAAAAGAATCCAATCTATTGATCCAATCAAGTATGTTAGTTCAAGAAACTATATTGATGGAGCAGTTTCATTATTATCACCTTATATTGCGAGAGGTTATATTTCCACCAAACAGATCTTCGAACATGTGTCTTCCCGAGGATATAAACCTTACCAAATTACAAAATTTGTTCAAGAATTAACCTGGCGTGATTATTTTCAGCAAGTTTGGCGAAATAAGGGCGAACTTTTATTCCAAGATTTGAAACAACCGCAACCTGGAATCAGACATTACAAAATTCCAAAATCAATTTTGAATGGTCATGTCCAAACAGGGATCTCAGGGATAAACCGAGAGTTACTCGATTTTTACGAAACTGGTTATCTTCACAATCATGTAAGAATGTACATTGCTTCCCTAGTTTGTAATATTGGTGGTGCCTACTGGAAAAAACCTTCGGAATGGATGTATTATCATTTGTTAGATGCTGATGCAGCAAGTAACACTTGTAGCTGGCAGTGGGTATCTGGTTCCTTTAGTTCTAAAAAATATATTGCCAACCAAGAAAACATTAACAAATACCTAAAAACGAATGATCATGGCACATTTTTAGATCGAAGTTATGAAAAAATTTTAGAATTTAATTTTCTTCCAAAGGAATTAGAGGATTTGTTTGACTGGGATTTAACGAATGTTTACCAAGGAACTGAAAAATGGATTGAATCAAAAATTTCGAATGCAAATCCAGATGATCGAATC encodes:
- a CDS encoding FAD-binding domain-containing protein; the encoded protein is MKVSFPTDPISIQKRIQSIDPIKYVSSRNYIDGAVSLLSPYIARGYISTKQIFEHVSSRGYKPYQITKFVQELTWRDYFQQVWRNKGELLFQDLKQPQPGIRHYKIPKSILNGHVQTGISGINRELLDFYETGYLHNHVRMYIASLVCNIGGAYWKKPSEWMYYHLLDADAASNTCSWQWVSGSFSSKKYIANQENINKYLKTNDHGTFLDRSYEKILEFNFLPKELEDLFDWDLTNVYQGTEKWIESKISNANPDDRIYSNSNPNFSLDLDLSLPVLLYDFYNIDPNWKKNIQANRIFILRPHFFRKYPSSPKTMDFIFALAKNIPKIQFFWGEWEDLLHQLNSARPEIYWKEHPTNKEYIGKEEERDWIFPEVSGYYPSFFTYWKKCDKIWDRKNLPNQPSLF
- a CDS encoding RNA recognition motif domain-containing protein, encoding MSTNIYVGNLSYEMTESKLNELFSVHGSVSSAKIITDQYTGGSKGFGFIEMKDRNEADKAISDLNGKNILNREMKVNIAKPKTNNWN
- a CDS encoding DUF2938 domain-containing protein translates to MDHLIGITIQTILIGVGATMAMDLWRFFLQKTFQVNSLDLGLLGRWVGHCVKGKFFHSPIVKSAVIPGEIIIGWFSHYAIGIFFASLLPIIWGVNWLENPSLKEPVLLGLLTILAPWFLMQPAMGIGIAASKTPKPFQVRIRNIAIHTVYGLGLYGTALLTHVYLR
- a CDS encoding fatty acid desaturase, translated to MFLLNQMGKQKNKEIHGSSSGTKHVTINGTTIEAFRNENILSAALRQGIDFPHSCRVGGCATCKCQLVDGKVKELTETGYLLTDEELNKGYVLACQSIPQTDVSIQVENKTTYSGTVIQQNVLTEDICEISIQLDTKLIFQAGQYVSLSIEGMDVERNYSIANAPNQKRIVKFIVRKVPNGKLSNYIWNENLLGKKAKLKGPFGNFYLRDSKKPILMVVGGSGLAPILAMLEEGILKGTKRPLTLLFGARKKEDLYKIREIKKIQKVWKGKFTFVPILSEEPKGNSWKGERGLVTSKIKDHLTKTTEVYLCGPPPMVDSATSELFKLGIQKESIFADRFTTIDHSLSLNIDDKNSKRKAGLFDYLKFFLFHIVGLSSVVSILMGGYYTTIGFFSLLLFYIFGDAISGDDKHTPNYTNPQILTFQLWMALPILCLIFFCSIWTVSPIDTFGFGSWLTQIIGYDFNFAKLNTSPLVHVYAIIFTGLMIGLVGTITAHELTHRTWDPISMFIGRWLLAFSFDTIFSIEHVYGHHRYVSTTEDPATAPRGRNVYYHILVSTIKGNLSAWNIELKRLKRKNVPTLSYHNAFLRGHLMSVSLVVLAYSLGGMPGMFFYIVSGLFGKSLLEIVNYMEHYGMVRLPEEPVQPRHSWNTNKRISSWTMFNLTRHSHHHAQGEVPYQDLKPYPNAPMMISGYLTTIVIALIPPLWHYLMIPKVKEWDQKFASQEELELVKIANRTSGISEFVNSNRNQSPLQSKG
- a CDS encoding TetR/AcrR family transcriptional regulator; translation: MPKIVDHNLYRIELLSKSLPIFVSKGVASVSMRELAKELGVSTGTLYHYFPTKEALFSSMVKHLVMTDAEAIQKLSEETTSIIDIMNFVSGKEGHFLNLMLLAVDIKRQHSESKELVQLLEDSFVAYESALNRFFPKETEGKGGKAFFAFFVGVLFLKSKGDEHTPWIDLFEGLRYVGDLLTWDSKQS
- a CDS encoding ArsR/SmtB family transcription factor translates to MSEIASMLGNESRLILLQLLAEGEKSVEILSEESGIPVANTSQHLQALKKANLVITRRDGKRILYRWESGPMKELFLALEKFAIYSTAQDDHSNLKSKGRNTELSTSELQKKMKKGGILLIDVRSKEEYKKGHIPEAVNIPYNELETYKFPKNKELIVYCRGPLCLLSVNALNFLQARELSVTRYGGGFRNWESGEI
- a CDS encoding NADP-dependent isocitrate dehydrogenase, coding for MPTTIKQSNSNLSEENEEAIVTLIEGDGIGPEIIQQTIRILNEAKSGLQFEKVDAGSSVYLSGILSGIAENAWDTIRKYPTILKGPITTPRGKGYKSLNVTIRKTLGLYANVRPAKTYDPFIATNHPNTDIVIIRENEEDTYAGIEHRQTREVTQCLKLITVPGTEKIVRYAFEFARSNGRKKITCMVKDNIMKITDGLFANIFQTIAKEYPEIEAESMIIDIGAALLANRPQKFDVILAPNLYGDILSDIAAEVTGSVGMCGSANIGDFVSMFEAVHGSAPDIAGKNIANPTAVIKATVMMLTHLGKTEKAKLIRNAVLKTIEDGYRTADVFQNQKNTTLVGTKEYTDAIIDRLGKNPEVLSASELVKPKSFTLSLPTQNEKKELVGVDIFLDIPNDRDPNVLGKNIEVITENFLHLKMITNRGVKVYPKGQKETFLTDHFRCRFISPNGGKIQHKDITAVLTLLESKGYDYIKTENLYEFDGVPGYSLGQGE